The endosymbiont of Bathymodiolus septemdierum str. Myojin knoll sequence CAGCCTGCTTGATCAATCTTTACAAGAGTTAGAAGAAACAGAATCTGATCACATTGAAGTTATGCAGTTTGTTCGATGTATTCGTAATTCAAAGGCTGGTATTATGCGTGGTCCACATGAGGAATAGTGTCAGTTAATAAGTCCTTTCTTAGGTCTAGTAGTGTTGTTACTGCAATGACCTTTTTATCAAGAATTTTAGGATTGGTGCGTGATTACTTTGTTGCCCGATATTTTGGTGCCAATGGCCTAACAGATGCGTTCTTGGTCGCTTTTAGAATCCCTAATTTTCTGAGGCGTTTATTCGGAGAGGGGGCTTTCTCACAGGCTTTTGTACCTATTCTAGCCGAAGCTAAAGCCAATCACAGTGAAGAAGAGGTGCAAAATGTCATCAACCACATCGGCACCAAATTCTTAAAAGTTCTGATTGTTCTCACTCTGATTGCGGTCATTTTTGCCCCTCTGATTATCTTTATATTTGCATGGGGTTTTTATTTTGATGCTGATCCGACTAAGTTTAATTTAGCCACAGATATGCTTAGAATCACCTTTCCTTACTTGTTGCTAATCTCTTTAACGGCATTTTCAGGCAGTATTCTCAATACTTACGACAACTTTGCCGTGCCTGCCTTTACACCCGTTTTATTGAACATCTCTATGATTTTGTGTGCTGTGTATTTATCAGAGTACTTAGAAACGCCGATTATGGCGTTGGCCTGGGGCGTGCTGATTGGTGGCGTTGTGCAGTTATTATTCCAAATTCCGTTCTTGATTAAACTTAAAAAAGTACCTCGTTTGGCTAAAGGTCAACACGAGGCGGTTAAAACTTTGAAAAAACGCATGCTACCCGCCCTATTCGGAGTTTCGGTCTCACAAATTAATTTATTGATTGACACTATGATTGCCACAGTTTTAGTCAGTGGCAGTGTCACTTGGTTGTATTATTCAGACAGATTATTAGAATTACCCTTGGCATTAATTGGTATTGCTTTAGCCACCGTTGCTCTGGCCAAACTCAGTAATCACCATGCCAACAGAAATAAGGAAAAATTCACACAAACAATTGATTATGCGCTTAAAATTGGTCTGATACTCGGTACTCCTGCTTGTGTAGGGTTGGTATTATTAGCAGAACCCTTATTGATTACCTTATTTCAATACGACGAATTTACGCCCTTTGCAGCATATCAATCCTCACTAAGTTTAATGGCATATGGTGCAGGATTGATGGCATTCATTACTGCTAAAGTTTTGGCCCCTGTATTTTTATCCAGGGGCGACACCAAAACGCCAGTTAAAGTCGGTGTTATTGCTATGGTGTCTAATATCTTCTTAAATGTTTTTTTTGCCTATTACTACGCGCATATGGGTTTAGCCATCGCAACTTCATTGTCAGCATTAATTAACGCCACCCTGCTCTATTACTATCTTAAAAAAGACAATATTTTCAGTTTTTCTACCGACTTTATAAAAATGTCTTTTAAAGTGTTATTAGCAACGATTATAATGACTACCTTTATATTTAATTTCAATCAAAACACCAGCGATTATCTTAGTGGTGATGTGTGGTATCGAGTATTGTCAATTGGCACCATTATTGGTGGCGCGGCACTTAGTTACTTTGCAAGCCTTTGGATATTGAGGGTTAAATTAGGAAGATTATGACAACTGTAAACTGTGTAAAAATGAATCAAGTTTTAGAGGCTTTAGATCGTGCCCCGTACCCTGGAGAACTCGGTAAGCGCATTTTAGAAAATGTTTCCAAGCCAGGCTGGCAAGCGTGGTTAGATCATCAAACGATGTTGATTAACGAAAACAATCTTAATATGTTAGATGAGAAGGCGCAAACCTATCTAAAAGAGCAAATGGAAAAGTTTTTCTTCTCCGAAGAAGGTGCTGACGATATCAAAGGTTACAACCCTAAATAATTATGGCAAATTTATTCGTCATTGCGGCGCCATCAGGCTGCGGGAAAACTTCTTTGGTTAAAGCCTTGATTGCGCAAACAGATGACCTATGCGTTTCTGTCTCACATACCACACGCAATGCGCGCCCTGGTGAAATTCACGGGGAAAATTATTTCTTTGTCTCTAAAGAAGCGTTTGACAAAATCAACAAAGAAAATGGTTTTATTGAGTCAGCACAAGTGTTTGATAACTACTATGGCAGTGCTAAAAAAACGGTTGAAGATTTATTAGCAGATGACAAGGATGTGATTTTAGAGATTGACTGGCAAGGTGCTAGACAAGTTAAAAAGAGTTTTCCAGAGGTGGTCAGTATTTTTATCGTCCCCCCTTCTATTGAAGCCCTTAGAGAACGATTAACGGGTAGAGGACAGGATGATTCTAGTATTATTGAGCGTAGAATGCGTGATGCTGTCAGTGAAACTCAACATTACGATGAATTCGATTACTTGGTGATAAATAATGATTTTGAAACTGCCTTACAGGATATATTAACCATTATTCATGCTCAAAAATTCAACATCAAGCAACAGTCAAATAGACACCAGGCGCTACTTAAAACCCTTATTAAATAACGCCATTATGAGTAAAGATCTGACAACGCCTACCGTTCAAACTTCTCAAGACTTAACGGTTCAGAAATACCCACCCATTTTGTCAGCAGCAGAAGAGCACGACCTGGCAGTTGACTTGTTTGAAAACCACAATTTAGAAGCAGCAAGAAAATTAGTCTTATCACATATGCGTTTTGTAGCATTCATTGCCCACGGCTATAAGGGCTATGGACTTGAGCAAGATGACTTAATTCAAGAGGG is a genomic window containing:
- the murJ gene encoding murein biosynthesis integral membrane protein MurJ; amino-acid sequence: MSVNKSFLRSSSVVTAMTFLSRILGLVRDYFVARYFGANGLTDAFLVAFRIPNFLRRLFGEGAFSQAFVPILAEAKANHSEEEVQNVINHIGTKFLKVLIVLTLIAVIFAPLIIFIFAWGFYFDADPTKFNLATDMLRITFPYLLLISLTAFSGSILNTYDNFAVPAFTPVLLNISMILCAVYLSEYLETPIMALAWGVLIGGVVQLLFQIPFLIKLKKVPRLAKGQHEAVKTLKKRMLPALFGVSVSQINLLIDTMIATVLVSGSVTWLYYSDRLLELPLALIGIALATVALAKLSNHHANRNKEKFTQTIDYALKIGLILGTPACVGLVLLAEPLLITLFQYDEFTPFAAYQSSLSLMAYGAGLMAFITAKVLAPVFLSRGDTKTPVKVGVIAMVSNIFLNVFFAYYYAHMGLAIATSLSALINATLLYYYLKKDNIFSFSTDFIKMSFKVLLATIIMTTFIFNFNQNTSDYLSGDVWYRVLSIGTIIGGAALSYFASLWILRVKLGRL
- a CDS encoding oxidative damage protection protein, producing MTTVNCVKMNQVLEALDRAPYPGELGKRILENVSKPGWQAWLDHQTMLINENNLNMLDEKAQTYLKEQMEKFFFSEEGADDIKGYNPK
- the gmk gene encoding guanylate kinase, which produces MANLFVIAAPSGCGKTSLVKALIAQTDDLCVSVSHTTRNARPGEIHGENYFFVSKEAFDKINKENGFIESAQVFDNYYGSAKKTVEDLLADDKDVILEIDWQGARQVKKSFPEVVSIFIVPPSIEALRERLTGRGQDDSSIIERRMRDAVSETQHYDEFDYLVINNDFETALQDILTIIHAQKFNIKQQSNRHQALLKTLIK